One Streptomyces lincolnensis genomic region harbors:
- a CDS encoding SAM-dependent methyltransferase, producing the protein MHEHPTGGTSVNSSVAHPARVYNAWLGGRDNYPADQEAAELAAAANPRIVPAVRANRAFLGRAVRELSGTAGIRQFLDIGTGIPTADNTHEVAQRVDPGARVVYVDNDPIVLAHARALLVSTPQGATDYVEADVRDVDRILAVARQTLDLSRPVGLMLVAILQYVPDTDDPHAIARELLDALAPGSHLVLSHPAADIGAEEVAASMRVYNERAAERAGATPRTHAEVTRFFDGTDLLDPGVVELPRWRPGPDDDSAPGRLPMWCGVGRRP; encoded by the coding sequence ATGCACGAGCATCCGACCGGTGGAACGTCGGTCAACTCCTCCGTGGCGCACCCCGCGCGGGTCTACAACGCCTGGCTCGGCGGCCGGGACAACTACCCCGCCGACCAGGAGGCGGCCGAGCTGGCCGCCGCGGCCAACCCGCGGATCGTCCCGGCCGTCCGGGCCAACCGCGCCTTCCTGGGGCGGGCCGTCCGCGAGCTGTCCGGGACGGCGGGCATCCGGCAGTTCCTCGACATCGGCACCGGCATCCCGACGGCGGACAACACCCACGAGGTGGCCCAGCGCGTCGACCCCGGCGCCCGGGTGGTGTACGTCGACAACGACCCGATCGTCCTGGCCCACGCCCGCGCGCTCCTCGTCAGCACCCCGCAGGGGGCGACGGACTACGTGGAGGCCGACGTGCGCGACGTCGACCGCATCCTCGCCGTGGCCCGGCAGACCCTCGACCTGTCCCGGCCCGTCGGCCTCATGCTCGTCGCGATCCTCCAGTACGTCCCGGACACCGACGACCCGCACGCCATCGCGCGGGAGCTCCTGGACGCCCTCGCCCCCGGCAGCCATCTGGTGCTGTCCCACCCGGCCGCGGACATCGGCGCCGAAGAGGTCGCCGCGTCGATGCGCGTCTACAACGAGCGCGCCGCCGAGCGGGCCGGCGCGACACCCCGTACGCACGCCGAGGTCACCCGGTTCTTCGACGGCACCGACCTGCTGGACCCGGGGGTCGTGGAGCTGCCCCGGTGGCGCCCCGGACCCGACGACGACTCCGCCCCCGGCCGGCTGCCCATGTGGTGCGGAGTCGGCCGCAGGCCCTGA
- a CDS encoding metallophosphoesterase family protein, whose amino-acid sequence MRLLLMSDTHLPKRAKALPAPLLAELPRADVVFHAGDWVDAATLDLLESHSRRLVGVYGNNDGPQLRARLPEVAYADLGGLRFAVVHETGTAQGREARCAARFPDTDVLVFGHSHIPWDTTAPTGLRLLNPGSPTDRRRQPHCTYMTASVDDGTLTDVELHRLPLR is encoded by the coding sequence GTGCGTCTGCTCCTGATGTCCGACACCCACCTCCCGAAGCGTGCCAAGGCCCTGCCCGCGCCGCTGCTCGCCGAACTCCCGCGCGCGGACGTCGTGTTCCACGCCGGAGACTGGGTCGACGCGGCCACCCTCGACCTGCTGGAGAGCCACAGCCGCAGACTCGTCGGTGTGTACGGCAACAACGACGGGCCTCAGCTGCGGGCGAGGCTGCCCGAGGTGGCGTACGCCGACCTCGGCGGCCTGCGCTTCGCCGTGGTCCACGAGACCGGAACCGCCCAGGGCCGCGAGGCGCGCTGCGCCGCCCGCTTCCCGGACACCGACGTCCTGGTGTTCGGGCACAGTCACATCCCCTGGGACACCACCGCCCCCACCGGCCTGCGCCTGCTCAACCCCGGTTCCCCGACCGACCGCCGCCGCCAGCCCCACTGCACGTACATGACGGCGAGCGTCGACGACGGAACCCTCACGGATGTGGAGCTGCACCGGCTGCCGCTCCGGTAG
- a CDS encoding serine/threonine-protein kinase, whose translation MSERVISGDGDHQATGSGRGAERLIAGRYQLHEVLGRGGMGTVWRAHDRLLDRPVAAKELHILGSGDEERRTRLRRATREARAVARVPHPHVVGVHDLVESEDRLWIVMELVEGPSLAHRVSESGPLTPQRAAAVGLQLLDALEAVHAVGALHRDVKPANVLLRRDGNAVLTDFGIAALDDGDFLTTTGELVGSLEFMAPERVTGADAGPASDLWSLGVTLATVCGGRSPFRRPAGPATLHAVAYEEPVLPERLGPLRPVVEALLRKSPRDRPSAAAVRTELGRVAAGRAGAEPLPPETVRVSPAPLADADTVTRDRRSIAAGGEPVPTAWSTTSLSRRRSSRRAGPKRLWWALSGTAVLAAGVAGGLFLSGVLPIEEDPRTTTVSEVVQSATGWQPVTAVSVQRGDQVRVRFVSGEWTADHRNMPMTASAGYDRETDRRLEGAKGCKVKPAAPFGALLAVLAGVKNAPVHTVGRELTFRAAGNGTLQLGMNDIAGFCSQDNRGELAVRVSVTHRS comes from the coding sequence GTGAGCGAACGCGTGATATCCGGAGATGGCGATCACCAGGCGACGGGTTCCGGGCGCGGTGCGGAGCGGCTGATCGCCGGTCGGTATCAGCTGCACGAGGTCCTCGGCCGGGGCGGGATGGGCACGGTCTGGCGCGCCCACGACCGGCTGCTGGACCGCCCGGTGGCCGCCAAGGAACTGCACATCCTCGGCTCGGGCGACGAGGAGCGCCGGACACGGCTGCGCCGGGCCACCCGTGAGGCGCGGGCCGTGGCCCGGGTGCCGCACCCGCACGTGGTCGGCGTCCACGACCTGGTCGAGTCCGAGGACCGGCTGTGGATCGTCATGGAGCTCGTCGAGGGGCCCTCGCTGGCCCACCGGGTCTCCGAGTCCGGACCGCTCACGCCCCAGCGGGCGGCCGCCGTCGGTCTGCAACTGCTCGACGCGCTGGAAGCGGTACACGCCGTCGGCGCCCTGCACCGCGACGTCAAACCCGCCAACGTGCTGCTGCGCCGCGACGGCAACGCCGTCCTCACCGACTTCGGCATCGCGGCCCTGGACGACGGCGACTTCCTCACCACCACCGGCGAACTCGTCGGTTCCCTGGAGTTCATGGCGCCCGAGCGGGTGACCGGAGCGGACGCCGGTCCGGCCTCCGACCTGTGGTCCCTGGGCGTCACACTCGCCACGGTCTGCGGTGGACGGTCCCCGTTCCGCAGGCCGGCGGGACCCGCGACCCTGCACGCGGTGGCGTACGAGGAACCCGTGCTGCCGGAGCGGCTGGGCCCGCTGCGCCCGGTCGTCGAGGCGCTGCTGCGCAAGTCCCCGCGGGATCGCCCCTCGGCGGCCGCCGTGCGTACCGAACTGGGGCGCGTCGCCGCGGGGCGAGCCGGGGCGGAGCCGCTGCCACCGGAGACCGTACGGGTGTCCCCGGCACCGTTGGCCGACGCGGACACCGTGACCAGGGACCGGCGGAGCATCGCCGCGGGCGGGGAGCCCGTGCCGACGGCGTGGAGCACCACCTCCCTCTCACGGCGCCGCTCGTCCCGCCGGGCCGGCCCGAAGCGGCTGTGGTGGGCACTGTCCGGTACGGCGGTACTGGCGGCGGGAGTTGCCGGAGGGCTGTTCCTCTCCGGCGTGCTGCCCATCGAGGAGGACCCGAGGACGACGACCGTCAGTGAGGTCGTCCAGTCGGCGACCGGCTGGCAGCCGGTGACCGCCGTGTCCGTTCAGCGGGGCGACCAGGTCAGGGTGCGGTTCGTGTCGGGAGAATGGACCGCCGACCACCGGAACATGCCCATGACCGCGTCGGCCGGCTACGACAGGGAGACCGACCGGCGGCTCGAAGGGGCGAAGGGCTGCAAGGTCAAGCCCGCGGCACCGTTCGGCGCTCTGCTGGCCGTCCTCGCCGGCGTGAAGAACGCTCCCGTGCACACCGTCGGACGAGAGCTGACCTTCCGGGCCGCCGGAAACGGCACCCTGCAACTGGGCATGAACGACATTGCCGGATTCTGCTCCCAGGACAACCGGGGCGAACTGGCGGTCCGGGTGAGCGTGACGCACCGGAGCTGA
- a CDS encoding acyl-CoA dehydrogenase family protein, protein MTRFDQVLAVVAERRAEFEEKRQVPPDVVALFKRAGIYRAGVPRRFGGDALPPADFLRLVERISAVDGSAGWVASFGSSAVYLAALPLETQALLYADGPDVAFAGGLFPVQPAERVAGGYRVSGRWRFASGCNGADVLGVGIRVGENQAGRPLTAVLRPEQVEIDENWDALGLRGTGSHDLVVRGAVVAEEWTFVRGGGPTVDEPLYRYPTVPYAGQVLAVVGLGVARAALDHVIAQGGRAGYTGAPEPAARATYRIAVGRAEAHLRSARAFFYEATGDAWSTVEAGDPVAPGQTSLLRLASAHLAQTSFEVAQSAYRLGGIAAVASGNPLERHLRDASVVPQHAFLQEGMYDGVGAVLTGVRPFPGYL, encoded by the coding sequence ATGACGCGTTTCGATCAGGTGCTGGCGGTGGTGGCCGAGCGGCGGGCCGAGTTCGAGGAGAAGCGGCAGGTCCCGCCGGACGTCGTCGCACTCTTCAAACGCGCGGGCATCTACCGGGCCGGCGTGCCCAGGAGATTCGGCGGTGACGCCCTGCCGCCCGCCGACTTCCTCCGCCTCGTCGAGCGGATATCGGCGGTCGACGGCTCGGCGGGCTGGGTCGCAAGCTTCGGCTCCTCGGCCGTCTATCTGGCCGCCCTCCCGCTGGAGACACAGGCCCTGCTGTACGCCGACGGCCCGGACGTCGCCTTCGCGGGCGGCCTGTTCCCGGTCCAGCCCGCCGAACGCGTCGCCGGCGGCTACCGGGTCTCGGGCCGGTGGAGGTTCGCCAGCGGATGCAACGGCGCGGACGTCCTCGGCGTCGGGATCAGGGTCGGTGAGAACCAGGCCGGGCGTCCCCTGACCGCTGTACTGCGGCCCGAGCAGGTCGAGATCGACGAGAACTGGGACGCCCTCGGGCTGCGCGGCACCGGCAGTCACGACCTGGTGGTACGCGGCGCAGTCGTGGCCGAGGAGTGGACGTTCGTCCGTGGTGGCGGGCCCACCGTCGACGAGCCGCTGTACCGCTATCCGACCGTGCCCTACGCCGGCCAGGTGCTGGCCGTGGTCGGCCTCGGAGTGGCCCGCGCGGCGCTCGATCATGTCATCGCCCAGGGCGGGCGCGCCGGCTACACCGGTGCGCCCGAGCCCGCCGCACGCGCCACCTACCGCATCGCCGTCGGCCGGGCCGAGGCCCATCTCCGCTCCGCGCGCGCCTTCTTCTACGAGGCCACCGGCGACGCCTGGTCGACGGTCGAGGCGGGCGACCCGGTGGCCCCCGGACAGACCAGCCTGCTGCGGCTGGCCTCCGCCCACCTGGCCCAGACCTCCTTCGAGGTCGCGCAGAGCGCCTACCGGCTCGGCGGCATCGCCGCCGTCGCCTCCGGCAACCCCCTGGAGCGGCACCTGCGTGACGCCTCGGTCGTACCGCAGCACGCCTTCCTCCAGGAGGGCATGTACGACGGCGTCGGCGCGGTGCTGACGGGTGTGCGGCCCTTCCCCGGCTACCTCTGA
- a CDS encoding Lrp/AsnC family transcriptional regulator, which yields MPDPDRAGRTQWLLRLTAAAGSAQDLAHALVRRRDTSWVKLTSGGTEVVAIIHTPTAAEAGNSLLLRDIPRTSAITAVSAHCVLHTYLGGPTYWRRSADTLDEDQQRLLREQQAAETSYAPVPRQLTEGDGDLLLTLQKDGRASHAELARATGWSPATVARRLADLRAGGAVFYDVEVDAGHFGAHTRALLWMSVPPAQLENVATTLAGHDELAYVAATTGPTNLVAQALCRDPADLHHYLARRLGSLDAVHRMESSPVLRSLKAASPVVTDPARARRPPAPDRARL from the coding sequence TTGCCGGACCCCGATCGGGCGGGCCGGACCCAGTGGCTGCTGCGGCTCACCGCCGCGGCGGGCTCCGCGCAGGACCTGGCCCACGCGCTCGTCCGGCGGCGGGACACCTCGTGGGTGAAACTCACCTCCGGCGGCACCGAGGTCGTCGCGATCATCCATACGCCGACCGCGGCCGAGGCGGGCAACTCCCTGCTGCTGCGCGACATTCCGCGCACCAGCGCCATCACCGCCGTCTCCGCGCACTGCGTCCTGCACACCTACCTCGGCGGCCCGACGTACTGGCGCCGCAGCGCCGACACCCTGGACGAGGACCAGCAGCGCCTCCTGCGCGAACAGCAGGCGGCCGAGACCTCGTACGCGCCCGTGCCGCGCCAACTCACCGAGGGTGACGGCGACTTGCTGCTCACCCTTCAGAAGGACGGGCGGGCCAGCCACGCTGAGCTGGCCCGGGCGACCGGGTGGTCCCCGGCCACCGTGGCGCGCCGGCTGGCGGACCTGCGGGCCGGCGGCGCCGTCTTCTACGACGTCGAGGTGGACGCCGGGCACTTCGGCGCCCACACCAGGGCGCTGCTGTGGATGTCGGTGCCCCCGGCCCAGCTGGAGAACGTGGCGACGACGCTGGCGGGGCACGACGAACTGGCCTACGTGGCCGCGACCACGGGGCCCACCAACCTGGTGGCCCAGGCCCTGTGCCGCGACCCCGCCGACCTGCACCACTACCTGGCCCGGCGGCTGGGCTCCCTGGACGCCGTCCACCGCATGGAGAGCAGCCCGGTCCTGCGCAGCCTCAAGGCGGCGAGCCCCGTCGTCACGGATCCGGCCCGCGCCAGGAGGCCGCCCGCCCCGGACCGCGCGCGGCTCTGA
- a CDS encoding AsnC family protein, translating to MLDDLDRALIHALHIDGRAPFNRIATALDVPRRPSPVATAGCAARRPCGSWGCRTPIGRAGPSGCCGSPPRRAPRRTWPTRSSGGGTPRG from the coding sequence ATGCTGGATGACCTGGACCGTGCCCTGATCCACGCGCTGCACATCGACGGCCGGGCGCCGTTCAACCGGATCGCCACCGCCCTCGACGTCCCCCGCAGACCGTCGCCCGTCGCTACCGCCGGCTGCGCGGCGAGGCGCCCCTGCGGGTCGTGGGGTTGCCGGACCCCGATCGGGCGGGCCGGACCCAGTGGCTGCTGCGGCTCACCGCCGCGGCGGGCTCCGCGCAGGACCTGGCCCACGCGCTCGTCCGGCGGCGGGACACCTCGTGGGTGA
- a CDS encoding GNAT family N-acetyltransferase — protein sequence MTDLEPVTATDLRLMQGLAQRVTAARPDLVNSDASFGELAWNWGKGHAADGASWTRRLWFSGGDPVAWGWAQLPHRVRRNDGSVKDVTGAYLAHQVHPDHAGLLDEVIDWYDGTAVGLDRTVLACAADEFALTRWSAHGYGTDPAALGDTGSWTQLNQRDLTDVEQPVLPDGFRFRTADQAGPEAAVRAHLDAWAPSAYTAEAYEGVRKAPGYRGDLHLLVEAPDGTMAASTIMWLDEANRTAEFEPVGTHPGHRRRGLARAMLLHGMRLARAAGATHATVACLGAPGHPQARALYYGVGFRRFTRDAPLIKTATAG from the coding sequence GTGACAGATCTCGAACCTGTGACCGCCACGGACCTGCGGCTCATGCAGGGGCTGGCGCAGCGCGTCACCGCCGCCCGTCCGGACCTGGTGAACAGCGACGCGTCGTTCGGCGAACTGGCCTGGAACTGGGGCAAGGGACATGCCGCCGACGGCGCGAGCTGGACGCGTCGGCTGTGGTTCTCCGGCGGGGACCCGGTGGCGTGGGGCTGGGCCCAACTGCCGCACCGGGTGCGGCGGAACGACGGGTCGGTCAAGGACGTCACCGGCGCCTATCTGGCCCATCAGGTCCACCCCGACCACGCCGGGCTGCTGGACGAGGTGATCGACTGGTACGACGGGACGGCGGTCGGCCTCGACCGTACGGTGCTCGCGTGCGCCGCCGACGAGTTCGCCCTGACACGATGGTCGGCGCACGGCTACGGGACCGACCCGGCCGCGCTCGGCGACACCGGGTCCTGGACGCAGCTCAACCAGCGGGACCTCACCGACGTCGAACAGCCGGTACTGCCGGACGGCTTCCGGTTCCGCACCGCCGACCAGGCCGGGCCTGAGGCCGCGGTGCGGGCCCATCTGGACGCCTGGGCTCCCTCGGCGTACACGGCCGAGGCCTATGAGGGCGTCCGGAAAGCGCCCGGGTACCGCGGCGACCTGCACCTCCTGGTGGAGGCGCCGGACGGGACGATGGCCGCATCCACGATCATGTGGCTCGACGAGGCGAACAGGACCGCCGAGTTCGAACCGGTCGGCACGCATCCGGGCCACCGGCGTCGCGGGCTGGCCCGGGCGATGCTGCTGCACGGGATGCGTCTGGCGCGGGCGGCCGGGGCCACCCACGCGACGGTCGCCTGCCTGGGCGCGCCGGGGCATCCCCAGGCCCGCGCCCTGTACTACGGCGTAGGGTTCCGGAGGTTCACGCGGGACGCGCCGCTCATCAAGACCGCGACCGCGGGCTGA
- a CDS encoding NAD-dependent epimerase/dehydratase family protein — translation MNTLVAADGKNMRVLVIGGSGHIGTFLVPRLVRAGHDVVTISRGTRSAYADAPEWRQVRRVVADRDREDAEGTFGDRVAGLNPDVVVDLVCFTLGAAIALVERLRGEVGHLLHCGTVWRYGPSHKLPISEHPGGTAPVGEYGIQKDRIARMLKEESASGGLVTTSLHPGHIVGPGWHPIGPLGNLDPAVWTTLSAGRPLRVPGGGADLMHHVHADDVAQAFERAIQHRDAAAGEDFNVVAPTALNVRGYAHIAAGWFGHTASLEPVTWEQFRETTSSEYAEQSWDHLHRDHCFSIEKAKSLIGYAPRYEPEDAVLESVRRLIEHGELKVASPLVV, via the coding sequence GTGAACACCCTGGTCGCGGCAGATGGGAAGAACATGCGAGTCCTCGTCATCGGCGGAAGCGGGCACATCGGCACCTTCCTCGTCCCCCGGTTGGTGCGGGCCGGCCACGACGTCGTCACCATCAGCCGCGGCACCCGCAGCGCCTATGCCGATGCCCCCGAATGGCGGCAGGTGCGCCGAGTCGTCGCCGACCGGGACCGGGAGGACGCCGAGGGCACCTTCGGGGACCGGGTGGCCGGGCTGAACCCGGACGTCGTCGTCGACCTGGTCTGTTTCACCCTGGGGGCGGCCATCGCACTGGTCGAGCGGCTGCGCGGCGAGGTCGGACACCTGCTGCACTGCGGCACCGTGTGGCGCTACGGCCCCAGCCACAAGCTGCCGATCTCCGAGCACCCGGGCGGCACCGCCCCGGTCGGTGAGTACGGCATCCAGAAGGACCGGATCGCACGGATGCTGAAGGAGGAGAGCGCCTCCGGGGGCCTGGTGACCACCTCCCTGCATCCCGGGCACATCGTCGGTCCCGGCTGGCACCCGATCGGTCCGCTGGGAAACCTCGATCCCGCCGTCTGGACCACGCTGTCCGCCGGCCGGCCTCTCCGGGTTCCCGGTGGCGGTGCCGACCTGATGCACCATGTGCACGCCGACGATGTCGCCCAGGCCTTCGAACGGGCGATCCAGCACCGGGACGCGGCGGCGGGGGAGGACTTCAACGTCGTCGCCCCCACGGCGCTGAACGTCCGCGGCTACGCCCACATCGCGGCCGGCTGGTTCGGACACACCGCGTCACTGGAGCCGGTGACCTGGGAACAGTTCCGCGAGACCACGAGCTCGGAGTACGCCGAGCAGAGCTGGGACCACCTCCACCGCGACCACTGCTTCAGCATCGAGAAGGCCAAGAGCCTCATCGGCTACGCGCCGCGCTACGAACCCGAGGACGCCGTGCTCGAATCCGTCCGCCGGCTGATCGAGCACGGCGAGCTGAAGGTGGCCAGCCCGCTCGTCGTCTGA